In one window of Drosophila mauritiana strain mau12 chromosome X, ASM438214v1, whole genome shotgun sequence DNA:
- the LOC117147135 gene encoding anaphase-promoting complex subunit 7 has protein sequence MEIALFANARKLYDHKLYECVIPAADLLRTVLKNDRYVATLDVEYQVLLYLLNANYKERNYRAALRHFDEIIHKRRLMERHKNAVLVAIESSYPEFGDAEQRRRAAECYRQIGNTDLAIETLLQVPPTLRSPRINLMLARLQHHGTRHGTTKKSEAVLAYKEVIRECPMALQVIEALLELGVKGNEINSLVMHAATVPDHFDWLSKWIKALAQMFDFKHSDASQTFLMLHDKTTLRCNEHLMMALGKCLYYNGDYFQAEDIFSSTLCANPDNVEAIGLMTVLCGQEGGCEQDSADMDYLFAKVTSEVKYTASHWFAHAQLLYDEGKFERGLNFVDQCLDSEPRNHEALILRGRLLIALERHTQAVCAFRAAQMVAPYRFEIYRGLFHAYLAQKRFKEANALCNWTIRLFQNSPRSFTMFGRTLFLFPDPRMRRTARKFAEKSLKINHIYTPAVNLIADICQVEVPTKAIIKLLEKHVIIFPKVNLLNHLGDIMRKQKEPVKAMEYYYKALRQDPKSKRTLRGLRLLSKSFEESPVLDESDAIGMDNQPSTNELATPCEATNVEGAESAENSREASSSAAARSGQEEDVDDHDWIDVPDGM, from the exons ATGGAGATCGCACTATTCGCGAATGCTAGAAAGCTTTACGATCACAAGCTTTACGAGTGCGTTATTCCAGCG GCGGATCTGCTGAGAACCGTGCTAAAGAATGATCGCTATGTGGCCACACTGGATGTGGAATACCAGGTGCTGCTCTATCTGCTCAATGCAAACTACAAGGAACGAAACTACCGCGCAGCTCTCAGGCATTTCGACGAGATCATCCATAAGCGGCGACTCATGGAGCGCCACAAGAATGCCGTCTTGGTGGCCATCGAAAGTTCCTATCCGGAATTCGGAGACGCGGAGCAGCGTCGCCGTGCTGCCGAGTGTTATCGTCAGATCGGGAATACCGACTTGGCCATAGAGACTTTGCTCCAGGTGCCCCCGACATTGCGATCGCCGAGAATCAATCTGATGCTGGCCAGACTGCAGCATCACGGCACCAGACATGGAACCACCAAAAAGTCGGAGGCCGTGCTCGCCTACAAGGAAGTGATCCGCGAGTGCCCAATGGCGCTGCAGGTGATCGAGGCGCTTTTGGAACTGGGAGTCAAAGGCAACGAGATCAACTCGCTGGTGATGCACG CTGCCACGGTGCCCGACCACTTTGACTGGCTGAGCAAGTGGATCAAGGCCCTCGCCCAGATGTTCGACTTCAAGCACTCGGACGCGTCCCAGACCTTCCTCATGCTGCACGACAAAACCACGCTGCGGTGCAATGAGCACCTGATGATGGCGCTGGGCAAGTGCCTCTACTACAATGGCGATTACTTTCAGGCGGAGGATATCTTCTCCTCGACACTTTGTGCGAATCCGGACAACGTGGAGGCGATCGGACTGATGACGGTGCTATGTGGTCAGGAGGGCGGTTGTGAACAGGACAGCGCGGATATGGATTACCTGTTCGCAAAGGTGACCTCCGAAGTGAAGTACACGGCCAGCCATTGGTTTGCGCATGCCCAGCTGTTGTACGATGAGGGAAAATTCGAGCGGGGCTTGAATTTCGTAGATCAATGCCTGGATTCGGAGCCGCGTAACCATGAAGCCCTAATCCTGCGCGGACGGCTGTTAATCGCGTTGGAGCGGCACACGCAGGCGGTGTGTGCCTTTCGCGCAGCACAAATGGTGGCGCCGTATCGTTTCGAGATCTACAGGGGACTCTTCCACGCCTACTTGGCTCAGAAGCGATTCAAGGAGGCGAATGCCTTGTGCAACTGGACAATACGCCTCTTTCAAAATTCGCCTAGGAGCTTCACG ATGTTTGGGCGCACGCTCTTTCTTTTCCCGGATCCCAGGATGAGAAGGACTGCCCGCAAGTTTGCCGAAAAGTCACTGAAAATCAATCACATCTACACGCCGGCGGTGAACCTAATTGCCGATATCTGTCAAGTCGAAGTCCCGACCAAGGCCATCATAAAACTGCTCGAGAAACACGTTATTATCTTCCCGAAGGTGAATCTGCTCAACCATCTCGGCGATATCATGCGAAAGCAAAAGGAACCCGTCAAGGCGATGGAATACTATTACAAGGCACTGCG TCAAGATCCCAAAAGTAAGCGCACTTTGCGAGGACTACGTTTACTGTCGAAATCCTTCGAAGAATCACCTGTCCTCGACGAAAGTGACGCCATTGGGATGGATAACCAGCCATCCACCAATGAACTGGCCACGCCCTGTGAAGCAACGAATGTTGAGGGCGCCGAGAGTGCGGAGAATTCTCGAGAGGCATCCTCCTCAGCAGCCGCAAGGTCAGGTCAGGAGGAAGATGTAGATGACCACGATTGGATTGACGTGCCAGACGGCATGTAG